The Candidatus Omnitrophota bacterium genome window below encodes:
- a CDS encoding class II aldolase/adducin family protein produces the protein MNKIKQLKQEIIEIGKLMWDKNLATGLNGNISARVETDKILLTARGTCLGKLKENELLLMNLKGEVLEPGTASSEKLLHIEIYKNFPEVTAIVHTHTSYTNGFFAVNKTLTPSTFETKFYLGEVKGIDQTTPSVTDAAPVIDGLKSNNIVVLRNHGTVAMGKSLFDCFLLIQALEEAIIVDSVSRLYQLNSVSSQGSSAKAPAQSLAQEKKYKLFSQEQVDEIVRLINGDQVLKDLGKKTQMNMDLAVKLNETGEVFSFSFQNGQIAKVGSDENAEFLISASKDIWRAVFNREIDPFVATTQKKMNLRGDFAKISRWYAPCSRIFELWQRAPVE, from the coding sequence ATGAATAAAATCAAACAATTAAAGCAAGAGATCATCGAGATTGGAAAACTCATGTGGGATAAAAATCTCGCGACGGGTTTAAACGGAAATATCAGCGCGCGCGTTGAAACGGACAAGATCCTTTTAACGGCGCGCGGAACTTGCCTTGGAAAACTTAAAGAAAATGAACTTCTTTTAATGAACTTAAAAGGAGAGGTCTTAGAGCCGGGAACAGCGTCCAGCGAAAAATTATTACACATCGAGATCTATAAGAATTTTCCGGAAGTCACGGCCATTGTTCATACACATACATCGTATACAAACGGATTTTTTGCGGTGAATAAAACCCTAACGCCTTCCACCTTTGAAACCAAATTTTATTTAGGGGAAGTGAAAGGCATTGACCAAACAACGCCGTCTGTCACGGATGCCGCGCCGGTGATCGATGGGCTAAAAAGCAACAATATCGTTGTTTTACGCAATCACGGAACGGTGGCGATGGGAAAAAGTCTCTTTGATTGCTTTCTGCTCATTCAAGCTTTAGAAGAAGCGATCATTGTCGATAGCGTCAGCCGTTTATATCAGTTGAATTCGGTTTCTTCTCAGGGTTCAAGTGCAAAGGCGCCAGCGCAATCGTTAGCCCAAGAAAAGAAATATAAATTATTTTCCCAGGAACAAGTTGATGAAATTGTGCGGCTCATCAATGGCGATCAGGTTTTAAAAGACCTAGGGAAGAAAACCCAGATGAATATGGATTTGGCGGTTAAATTGAATGAAACCGGCGAGGTATTTAGTTTTTCATTTCAAAATGGACAAATCGCCAAAGTGGGCAGTGATGAAAACGCGGAATTCTTGATCTCGGCTTCCAAAGATATTTGGCGGGCTGTTTTTAACCGCGAAATAGATCCCTTTGTGGCGACGACGCAAAAGAAAATGAATTTGCGCGGGGATTTCGCCAAGATCTCGCGTTGGTATGCGCCTTGCAGCCGCATTTTTGAACTTTGGCAAAGAGCACCTGTGGAATAA